The sequence aaaaaattggacaTTACATTATTGtcccacaaaaaaaaaaatttaaaatcattctttttattgaCACGAAAATGATTAGGAGTTCgatatttttgatttctttttttgtcgTTTTTCATTACAATTTCGTTGATTTtcatattcaattttttttatttttttttattttttttattttttttttaaaagtataaaaagaaaaaaaattatgaagtctaaatataataaaaagaatcaaaataacttacaaataaattattttattacttttaaaaaataaaaaaaaaaaaaaaatgaaagcagctgtttttaaacaaataggTGGGGATTTAGAGATTGTTGAAGTTCCAGTACCAGAACCAAAACAAGGTTGGGTTAGAATCAAAGTTCATTCATGTGGTGTATGTCACAGTGATAATGCTTGCAAATatggtaattattattattattattattattattattattattattattattattattattattattattattattattattattattaattttcattttatttaattttttgattatttaattattttattttaataatcttttaattatttttttttaaatttattaatttataggAAATTTTGGAAATTCATATCCACGTATTCCAGGTCATGAAGTATttggtgaaattgaaaaattggGTGAAGGTGTTGAtccaaattatttcaaaattggtaaattagttggtgttggttggtgtgtatatttttaaaaaaaataatacaaataataaaaataaaaataatatatatataataaaaataaaaaagtaatatatttatttaaataatttaatttaggTTTGGTGGTAATCATTGTGGTAAATGTAGAGAATGTTTAAATGATCAATGGATATTTTGTAAGGAATCATTAATTTGTGGTATTCATTATGATGGTGGATATGCTGAATATATGGTTGCACCATCAGATTCATTAGCATTTGTACCAGAAGGAATGAATGCTGAGGAAACTGCACCATTATTATGTGCTGGTATTACTGTATTCAATTCATTTAGAAATCAAAATATCAAAGTTGGTTCATTGGTTGGTGTTCAAGGTTTAGGTGGTCTTGGTCATTTAGCAATTCAATTTTGCAAGAAAATGGGTTATGAAGTTATTGCAATGTCAAGTGGTGAtcaaaaagagaaattagcAAAAGAATTAGGTGCAGCTCATTAtgttaatatttcaaaagatgGTTGGATTGATCAAATGAAGGCAATTGGTTCAGTTCAATGTATTTTATTAACTGCTCCATCTTCATCAATTGTTCAATCATCTTTGGATGCTTTAGGTGTGAATGGAAAGTTAGTACTTTTAGCTCTTTTACCAGAACCATTCAATGCAAATTCTCTAACTttaattggtggtaataaatcaattattggtTGGTCTTCAGGTGATTCTCGTGATACAGAACAAACATTGAACTTtgcaaataaaaatcaagTAAAAGCAATGGTTAAAACTTTCCCATTGGAAAATGTTAATGAAGCTTTACTTAAAATTGCTGATGCTAGATTTAGACATGTAGTaaagattttataaaaataaaaaaaataaaaagaagatGTCTCttcttaaattattaaatctatttaataaataacagatttttttttaaaaaaaaaaaaaaaataaaaaaataaaaataaaaaaaaaaaaaccaaaccaaaccaatcaattaatactttaattttgagaaatataaatagtttaataaaaaaaaaaaaaaaaaaaattagctcgttaaaattttttttttcttgtgaCATATtctgaaattttttattttacattaaaaat comes from Dictyostelium discoideum AX4 chromosome 2 chromosome, whole genome shotgun sequence and encodes:
- a CDS encoding zinc-containing alcohol dehydrogenase (Similar to ADH) codes for the protein MKAAVFKQIGGDLEIVEVPVPEPKQGWVRIKVHSCGVCHSDNACKYGNFGNSYPRIPGHEVFGEIEKLGEGVDPNYFKIGKLVGVGWFGGNHCGKCRECLNDQWIFCKESLICGIHYDGGYAEYMVAPSDSLAFVPEGMNAEETAPLLCAGITVFNSFRNQNIKVGSLVGVQGLGGLGHLAIQFCKKMGYEVIAMSSGDQKEKLAKELGAAHYVNISKDGWIDQMKAIGSVQCILLTAPSSSIVQSSLDALGVNGKLVLLALLPEPFNANSLTLIGGNKSIIGWSSGDSRDTEQTLNFANKNQVKAMVKTFPLENVNEALLKIADARFRHVVKIL